A genomic segment from Deferribacterota bacterium encodes:
- a CDS encoding response regulator — protein MVNINTSKESQIVEFIIEGKEKLYFGITINKVREIIKIPKITPIPDSHEAVLGSILYRNEIISIIDLPFYLGYKKDKKIDKNKAKIIVTYINRKLNGFLVDDITRIHRISLQNLGDYSSLPDLKLADVILGVVKIEDRLVQLLDFEKILLDINPQELEDISDSEKNSKDKLNNNKLIYIVEDSSTIRKIVSKKIEKSDYRVESFENAEQMLKIIDKKKPDLIISDLELPQINGFELIEIIKNNPSTKNLPIIIMTSIDTEENKKRALQAGASDFIGKTDLNFIVKKIEDVLQEVYR, from the coding sequence ATGGTTAATATAAATACATCTAAAGAATCGCAAATTGTTGAATTTATTATTGAAGGTAAAGAAAAACTTTACTTTGGAATAACTATCAATAAAGTTAGAGAGATAATAAAAATACCTAAAATAACACCTATACCCGATTCCCACGAAGCGGTATTAGGGTCTATTCTATACAGAAATGAAATAATAAGTATAATTGATCTACCTTTTTATCTTGGGTATAAAAAGGACAAAAAAATAGATAAAAATAAGGCAAAAATTATTGTAACCTATATTAATAGAAAATTAAATGGTTTTTTAGTAGATGATATAACCAGAATACATAGAATATCCTTACAAAATCTAGGTGATTATTCTTCCCTACCGGATCTAAAGCTTGCTGATGTTATATTGGGTGTAGTAAAAATTGAAGATCGCCTTGTTCAGCTTTTAGATTTTGAAAAAATTCTATTGGATATTAATCCACAAGAACTAGAAGATATTTCAGATAGCGAAAAAAACTCAAAGGATAAACTAAATAATAATAAATTAATTTATATAGTTGAAGACTCATCAACAATTAGGAAAATAGTTTCTAAAAAAATAGAAAAATCAGACTATAGAGTAGAATCCTTTGAAAACGCTGAACAAATGCTAAAAATTATTGATAAGAAAAAGCCAGATTTAATAATAAGTGATTTAGAACTGCCACAGATAAATGGTTTTGAATTAATAGAAATTATAAAAAATAATCCTTCAACTAAAAATTTACCTATAATTATAATGACCTCAATTGACACAGAAGAAAATAAAAAAAGGGCTTTACAGGCTGGTGCATCTGATTTTATTGGTAAAACTGATCTTAATTTTATTGTTAAAAAAATTGAAGATGTTTTACAGGAGGTTTATAGATGA